From Asterias rubens chromosome 20, eAstRub1.3, whole genome shotgun sequence, one genomic window encodes:
- the LOC117303590 gene encoding agrin-like, with amino-acid sequence MTLQQNFSVLLCAIFVVVPLVCAANGRFNAAKRKTHDLWNDQTTQEQRPVNKRANKQNACPKEDSPYGSCEKSCSGDSDCDGALKCCSHGPEGCGTQCKETVKETMCDIPCPRNIDRVCGSDGVTYSNECMLYYTTCTRNQNFIRMKAGGPCQMEAPCHEELKKYTHPRIGQMIPQCSSDGYYKPMQCWGSTGSCWCTTRHGHPIDMPEGTSILSDEDCLDFLKDAE; translated from the exons GTTGTTGTGTGCCATTTTCGTTGTTGTGCCTTTG GTCTGTGCGGCTAATGGTCGATTCAATGCTGCGAAACGAAAGACACATGACTTGTGGAATGACCAGACCACACAGGAGCAAAGACCAGTTAACAAGAGAG CAAACAAGCAGAATGCTTGCCCTAAAGAAGATTCACCCTACGGGAGTTGTGAGAAGAGTTGTTCTGGTGATAGCGACTGTGACGGCGCTTTGAAGTGTTGCTCACATGGTCCAGAGGGCTGCGGAACACAATGCAAGGAAACTGTTAAAG AGACCATGTGTGATATCCCTTGCCCGAGGAACATTGACAGAGTATGTGGAAGTGACGGAGTGACGTACAGCAACGAGTGCATGTTGTATTATACCACATGCACCAGAAACCAAAATTTCATTAGAATGAAGGCCGGGGGGCCATGCCAAATGG AGGCTCCTTGTCATGAAGAATTGAAGAAATACACACATCCCCGGATTGGACAAATGATTCCGCAGTGCAGCAGTGATGGATACTATAAACCTATGCAGTGTTGGGGATCTACTG GGAGTTGTTGGTGTACAACAAGACATGGACATCCTATCGACATGCCCGAAGGAACTTCGATTCTCTCTGATGAAGATTGTCTTGACTTTCTTAAAGATGCTGAATAA